Proteins encoded by one window of Xiphophorus couchianus chromosome 13, X_couchianus-1.0, whole genome shotgun sequence:
- the LOC114156202 gene encoding uncharacterized protein LOC114156202: MMDTQKDIRDAIRAALPGLSQEVLAALEDVLEKLGTTTTDDFQYITEGDLLPVLKPIQARRLVAAWAQNNSMASTSGGASSSPQSVQSSQSAASLSQPSSAATSSPSLSCSPVLPTWVDSFQIPWQKLPEELIQTLERQKRPSARLRRQMVRIIVSEMMLICKNPTKRNTTEIAERMVSRYPKSLKDVIDGDVIGLGYHSLVKQLQARIENVKRQDTPKITKRKAESDNDTDEIPAEQKASVQDTYGCVNWAPKFLPLSETVESQLKKKEDMKKMFKDKKYAAEDVKELIKSTYYTQRKDINKGTSILKLCQEWPFLFHETGMAEHFQQLTGISLMEAFFTNLDKKGERIVNFLKTVFAQKEKQVLESLLKLASEKGRAYVPPC; encoded by the exons ATGATGGATACACAAAAGGACATCCGCGATGCCATTCGAGCAGCGCTTCCTGGTCTTTCACAGGAAGTTTTGGCTGCTTTAGAGGATGTGTTGGAGAAACTCGGCACTACAACCACAGATGATTTCCAGTATATCACCGAAGGAGACTTATTGCCTGTGCTGAAGCCCATACAGGCCAGAAGACTGGTTGCTGCATGGGCCCAAAATA ACTCAATGGCTTCAACTTCAGGCGGGGCATCCTCCTCTCCACAGTCCGTTCAGTCCTCTCAATCTGCAGCCTCACTTTCACAACCATCGTCTGCTGCTACTTCATCGCCTTCCCTGAGCTGCTCCCCAGTTTTGCCAACCTGGGTTGACAGTTTTCAGATACCGTGGCAGAAGCTTCCAGAAGAGCTGATACAGACTTTGGAACGACAGAAAAGGCCAAGTGCACGACTTCGAAGACAAATGGTGAGGATTATTGTCTCTGAAATGATGCTGATTTGCAAGAATCCAACCAAACGCAACACTACTGAAATAGCAGAAAGGATGGTGAGCAGGTATCCAAAGTCACTTAAGGATGTCATTGATGGTGACGTTATTGGACTTGGTTATCATTCCTTGGTAAAACAACTCCAGGCAAGAATTGAAAATGTCAAACGACAAGACACACCAAAGATAACTAAACGCAAGGCAGAATCAGATAATGACACTGATGAGATACCTGCTGAGCAGAAAGCCAGTGTTCAAGACACATATGGCTGTGTCAACTGGGCGCCAAAGTTTTTGCCCCTTTCTGAGACTGTAGAGAGTCAgcttaagaaaaaagaagacatgaaaaagatgttcaaagacaaaaaatatgctGCAGAAGATGTGAAAGAACTTATCAAGTCCACCTATTACACGCAACGAAAGGACATCAATAAAGGTACAAGCATCCTGAAGCTTTGCCAAGAATGGCCTTTTTTGTTCCATGAAACTGGCATGGCAGAACACTTCCAGCAACTTACTGGCATCAGTCTGATGGAAGCCTTCTTCACCAATCTGGACAAAAAGGGGGAGCGCATTGTCAACTTcctgaaaactgtttttgctcagaaagaaaaacaagttctgGAGTCTCTCCTCAAGTTAGCAAGTGAAAAAG GAAGAGCATATGTTCCACCATGTTGA
- the LOC114155388 gene encoding uncharacterized protein LOC114155388 isoform X1 has translation MSSSHFIPSPSKMSREALWSVVQFPNGGTAVVLESWFKAEEQTLLWPPKHITLKKALRDGMQPDDKWITYTDVRVLITCETLDEAKKRETKYNTTMCPTSEIESHDEGAIRQKRISRPNQQFMHSDSEDHQSSSAKRKRFAKPPDVGCPVDLVASNYQQSLADEVLNAEMPGFATAHCVQYHKLQNPQRQSTSIGLSGCSSRQYNHRPGLSQCAQNRLPLDISQTNSDLNDVLDSAPNQGFEDATTQRASNNGQLLRDLAIHKMTSMLAEALVIVKDLSRDVQFIKNNLAQSNITPGSTQGPANLVLPFQLPIESEEDFSKAESLLIEETVRQKMIARLALVGGTNSANMIRRMLTTCMRNALASQFNWAGKKHRHSQSKKPFKDTILQECILVAARQFEPGLTDQNYSETVKKWFRYAPDREGGIERQPKGRPED, from the exons ATGAGTAGTTCTCATTTCATCCCTAGCCCTTCGAAGATGAGTAGAGAGGCACTGTGGTCAGTTGTACAGTTCCCAAATGGTGGGACAGCAGTAGTTCTAGAGAGCTGGTTTAAAGCTGAGGAACAGACGCTGTTATGGCCCCCAAAACACATAACACTCAAGAAAGCCCTTCGAGACGGAATGCAACCAGACGACAAATGGATCACCTATACGGATGTACGAGTCCTCATTACGTGTG AGACCCTTGATGAGGCGAAAAAACGAGAGACAAAATATAACACCACAATGTGTCCAACATCTGAAATTGAATCTCATGATGAAGGAGCTATCCGCCAAAAAAGAATATCCAG GCCAAATCAGCAGTTTATGCATTCTGATTCTGAAGACCATCAGAGTAGCAGTGCAAAAAGAAAGCGTTTTGCCAAACCACCTGATGTTGGATGTCCAG TAGATCTTGTTGCTAGCAACTACCAACAATCACTAGCTGATGAAGTTCTTAATG CTGAGATGCCAGGTTTTGCTACAGCCCACTGTGTCCAGTACCACAAGTTGCAGAATCCACAGCGACAAAGTACAAGTATTG GGTTGTCTGGATGCAGCTCAAGGCAGTATAACCATCGCCCTGGTCTCTCACAATGTGCACAAAATAGGCTGCCATTGGATATATCACAGA CAAACTCCGACCTGAATGATGTATTGGATTCAGCGCCTAATCAAGGTTTCGAAG atgCAACCACACAAAGGGCCAGCAATAATGGGCAGCTTTTGAGAG ACCTCGCTATCCATAAGATGACATCGATGCTTGCTGAAGCTCTTGTGATTGTGAAGGATCTATCCAGAGATGTCCAATTCATTAAGAACAATTTGGCTCAGAGTAACATTACACCAGGTAGCACACAAGGACCAGCAAACCTTGTACTCCCCTTCCAGCTGCCAATTGAAAGTGAAGAAGATTTCAGTAAAGCAGAGTCATTACTGATTGAAGAGACAGTGCGTCAAAAGATG ATTGCTCGACTGGCTCTAGTAGGAGGCACCAATTCAGCCAACATGATAAGAAGAATGTTGACAACTTGTATGAGAAATGCCCTGGCAAGTCAGTTCAACTGGGCTGGGAAGAAACATAGGCATTCCCAGAGTAAAAAGCCATTCAAGGACACAATCCTGCAAGAGTGCATATTAG TTGCTGCTCGTCAATTCGAACCAGGCCTAACTGATCAAAATTACAGCGAAACAGTAAAGAAATGGTTTCGCTATGCACCAGACCGGGAGGGAGGCATTGAAAGGCAACCAAAGGGACGGCCAGaagactga
- the LOC114155388 gene encoding uncharacterized protein LOC114155388 isoform X2: MSSSHFIPSPSKMSREALWSVVQFPNGGTAVVLESWFKAEEQTLLWPPKHITLKKALRDGMQPDDKWITYTDVRVLITCETLDEAKKRETKYNTTMCPTSEIESHDEGAIRQKRISRPNQQFMHSDSEDHQSSSAKRKRFAKPPDVGCPDLVASNYQQSLADEVLNAEMPGFATAHCVQYHKLQNPQRQSTSIGLSGCSSRQYNHRPGLSQCAQNRLPLDISQTNSDLNDVLDSAPNQGFEDATTQRASNNGQLLRDLAIHKMTSMLAEALVIVKDLSRDVQFIKNNLAQSNITPGSTQGPANLVLPFQLPIESEEDFSKAESLLIEETVRQKMIARLALVGGTNSANMIRRMLTTCMRNALASQFNWAGKKHRHSQSKKPFKDTILQECILVAARQFEPGLTDQNYSETVKKWFRYAPDREGGIERQPKGRPED, translated from the exons ATGAGTAGTTCTCATTTCATCCCTAGCCCTTCGAAGATGAGTAGAGAGGCACTGTGGTCAGTTGTACAGTTCCCAAATGGTGGGACAGCAGTAGTTCTAGAGAGCTGGTTTAAAGCTGAGGAACAGACGCTGTTATGGCCCCCAAAACACATAACACTCAAGAAAGCCCTTCGAGACGGAATGCAACCAGACGACAAATGGATCACCTATACGGATGTACGAGTCCTCATTACGTGTG AGACCCTTGATGAGGCGAAAAAACGAGAGACAAAATATAACACCACAATGTGTCCAACATCTGAAATTGAATCTCATGATGAAGGAGCTATCCGCCAAAAAAGAATATCCAG GCCAAATCAGCAGTTTATGCATTCTGATTCTGAAGACCATCAGAGTAGCAGTGCAAAAAGAAAGCGTTTTGCCAAACCACCTGATGTTGGATGTCCAG ATCTTGTTGCTAGCAACTACCAACAATCACTAGCTGATGAAGTTCTTAATG CTGAGATGCCAGGTTTTGCTACAGCCCACTGTGTCCAGTACCACAAGTTGCAGAATCCACAGCGACAAAGTACAAGTATTG GGTTGTCTGGATGCAGCTCAAGGCAGTATAACCATCGCCCTGGTCTCTCACAATGTGCACAAAATAGGCTGCCATTGGATATATCACAGA CAAACTCCGACCTGAATGATGTATTGGATTCAGCGCCTAATCAAGGTTTCGAAG atgCAACCACACAAAGGGCCAGCAATAATGGGCAGCTTTTGAGAG ACCTCGCTATCCATAAGATGACATCGATGCTTGCTGAAGCTCTTGTGATTGTGAAGGATCTATCCAGAGATGTCCAATTCATTAAGAACAATTTGGCTCAGAGTAACATTACACCAGGTAGCACACAAGGACCAGCAAACCTTGTACTCCCCTTCCAGCTGCCAATTGAAAGTGAAGAAGATTTCAGTAAAGCAGAGTCATTACTGATTGAAGAGACAGTGCGTCAAAAGATG ATTGCTCGACTGGCTCTAGTAGGAGGCACCAATTCAGCCAACATGATAAGAAGAATGTTGACAACTTGTATGAGAAATGCCCTGGCAAGTCAGTTCAACTGGGCTGGGAAGAAACATAGGCATTCCCAGAGTAAAAAGCCATTCAAGGACACAATCCTGCAAGAGTGCATATTAG TTGCTGCTCGTCAATTCGAACCAGGCCTAACTGATCAAAATTACAGCGAAACAGTAAAGAAATGGTTTCGCTATGCACCAGACCGGGAGGGAGGCATTGAAAGGCAACCAAAGGGACGGCCAGaagactga